The region AACAAACCAGAgtagagaaaaagagataaagagcTCCGTTGGGAGTAGATGAGTATCAGACTAAGGCAGCTACAGCTAAATTAGCACCAGAATAGTTCGTTCTGTCACTGAAGCCATGTCTGCTACACCAGTGATCCCTTTACCCTTACTCTTACTTATTATCTCAGACAGTGGATGGGTTCAGTGGGCCAAATACACTCAGAAGATAGAGACTAAGATAAAATCTCTTCTACCCACTTTACTGGGGGTATGGCAATTATCAGGCACTGCTATCAAGTGTTTGGACCAAGACTGATGGCTCCTTTCTAAGTCTTTCCATAACTACCTAAAGCCTCTGAACCCAAGGGAACGGCAGCCTGGCTGTGCCAAGAAAGGGGCTCCCAGCTTCTCACATTCTGAAGCCGGATTTCCCTTTTCTGGGTTCCCAGAGAGGCCAGATTTGACAACAATAAAAACTTCCAGGAAATTCCTAGGAGGTTTAGTTTCCTAATCCTTCTCTCGCATAGACCCTCTTTCTTACCCCTTCCCCCCCACCAAGAGGAAGGAGCTTATCCTGGAGCCCAACATCCTCTGCTGAATGTCTCCACCCCTTTGGCCAAACTGGTGGAACATCTGAGTTCTTCGGTCCTCTCCTCCCAGGCCCATTCAGGGGGTTGAAGGGAACACATTAAGGTAATGTGTGATCCTGCCTCAAAACAGAGGACTGATGCAGTATCCGCCGAAGGTTCGCAGGGTACTAGACTGTTTAAGGAAGTTTCACTTGCAGATTGTCACTCCCCTACCCCTGTCAGGAAGTAATCTTTCTCTAAGAAATCCCAAGCACTCATCTCTAGGAGACCAGATGTCAAAACACAACCACCTCTGGCAACATTTGGAATTATAGGATGCATTCCCATGTAAACTggcattaagaaaaacaaaattgcacTAACCAAAAATAACCCAAATTTAAGGACCAGAAGCATAAGCCATGAATTTACTATCTCAGGTAGACTGAGCATTTGGATAATTCTCATTCTCCAGAAATCccacaggaaggaaaaaagaaatgaatttatatatattcatataaagacTTTTATCTATTGTGCAAAGAGAGGGTCATCTGGCTCCCCAGAAGGTTCTCAACCCCATCAAGACTGTCCATTTTACATCTCTAGCTCCAGTTCTTCTCAGAGAGTAAAAGTGCTCCAAAGGCCTGTGATCATGGGTACTGATTAAGGGCTGCAGACTCTTCAGATCCAGTTAAATCCCTGGTGTTTGAGCTGTGTGGGAGCTGTGGTTGCTTGCTTCCTGGCTTTGCCTGAGGTCCTGCCGCAAACCCTGCAGCAGCTGGTTTAGGAGCGTAAGGTGGCTGTCTCtgcgaggcagaggcaggggtgggaggcaaTTCCCTTTATACTCGATCACTGCCATCTTGGCCCGATCCAAACTCCGATTTGGGATCTGCAGCATTCTTGTGTAGCCCCCAGTTTGATCTTTGTACCGAGGGGCCAGTACTTGAAACAGCTTTGGGATCAAATCCTTCTCCTAGAGGGAGAATTATCCAAGAGACAGCAGAGTCAGGCAAAACTGCAGAGGCATTTAACTTTACACCATTCCCAAAGCTAAGGTCCATCCACACATAGAAAGACCTCCCCCTCCCCTCGCCAATCTGGCAGAGTCAGTGTTACACAAAGGGGTCGTTTATAGGCAGTTGTGCAGAGATATATTCACATCGACTTCAACTAACTTAAGACACAGTTTCTATTTTAGTTAGCAGCACTGGCCCATAAGTGAGTACCCAAGTTTAATTCTGCATAGTTCTCCTTtttccaacccccacccccagggagCAAAGGGTGGGATTTTGAAGGCAGATAGGACGCACTCACTGTGAGCCAGAAGTCAGCCATGCGCATGGCTCGTTCGTTAGTGTCTCCCAGCTTCCCATAGTCGATGAGCTGTGAGGACATAACATCACGGATCCAACCGAGCAAGAAAACAAGGTGCCAATCTAATTTCTCTAATGCCGGACGGCAATCCATTCTTTCCACTAGCAAAGCATCTCCAATCTACGCCACCCCTAACTCCGCAGCCCTAACCAGTCTTCCATTAGAGGCGATGGAGGGGCGGGTTCAGCCCAAGGTTCTGGGGGACTCAGACTTGGGGAATGGTTTACCAGGTTGGTCCCGGTCCCTTTCCACTTGCAGCCGGCTCCGCCCCCTCAGACCAGACCCGCAGAGTGGACAAGAAGGCCCCGCTCCTCACCTTCTCCGCGTAGCCCCTCATTTCGTCCACACGCGCCCATGGTGCCTCGATGCGTTCGTGCCGCACCAGCCCTGTGAGCAAGTTCCGCAACAGATGGATGCGGGACTCGGGACCGAGGCCCATACGGCGAAATACGCGGCCATGGGAGATCGCTGCAGAGACCGACAGCCGCATGTTTCCAACTTCTGCCCGCCCCTTGGAGGCCGGAACTGGAAACTGGAAGGTAGACCCGGTGGAGGCAATTTCAGGGAACGCACGCGCCTTAGCTCGGAGCGTGGTGAACGTGTTTGCGCATGCGCATCAGAGCCTGCCTCGTTGGCAATCTCTGGAAGGGCGGAGAAAGGGTGTTGAGCTTTTCCAGAGGCGGCGAGCTTCAGGCATCCAGAGCGCTCTGTGGCGGCCGAAGAACCAGGCGCCCCCTAGTGTGGGATAAGCGGGCCATCGGGTTTTTTTTTGGGCTGCGTCAGCGAGTGGCATTTAGGGCGATGGGGCGCTCCGCCGCGGAGACTCC is a window of Gorilla gorilla gorilla isolate KB3781 chromosome 9, NHGRI_mGorGor1-v2.1_pri, whole genome shotgun sequence DNA encoding:
- the MRPL17 gene encoding large ribosomal subunit protein bL17m, which encodes MRLSVSAAISHGRVFRRMGLGPESRIHLLRNLLTGLVRHERIEAPWARVDEMRGYAEKLIDYGKLGDTNERAMRMADFWLTEKDLIPKLFQVLAPRYKDQTGGYTRMLQIPNRSLDRAKMAVIEYKGNCLPPLPLPRRDSHLTLLNQLLQGLRQDLRQSQEASNHSSHTAQTPGI